One stretch of Manis pentadactyla isolate mManPen7 chromosome 10, mManPen7.hap1, whole genome shotgun sequence DNA includes these proteins:
- the LOC118922158 gene encoding mucin-3B: MEVSVDQEFSADLNDNTSTVYKNFISSFRDQVKEVYKNVQEFKDVKILSLRNGSIVVDYLVLVELPFSSQLESEYEKVKTVLKDEFQSVNQDGGSCQNDQTLCFKPGSIKVNNNTSTELTPTAICRRVAAKGYEDFYFPLDEGNRLRCVTKCTSGVEGAIDCHQRQGQCILEKSGPACRCFSTDTHWFSGPRCEVAVRWKALVGGLAGAAALGLLLAGLSVFFARSRRSSRGGGRSWDDDRKWFEVWDEDPVGTFSNVGFEDYSAVKDENFQVALGDIDTNMKVHIQRPEVVLTSL; encoded by the exons ATGGAGGTGTCTGTTGACCAGGAGTTCTCTGCAGACCTCAATGACAACACTTCCACAGTCTACAAGAACTTCATCAGTTCCTTCCGGGACCAG GTGAAGGAGGTTTACAAAAATGTGCAGGAGTTCAAGGATGTGAAGATCCTGTCCCTGAG GAATGGCAGCATCGTGGTGGACTATCTGGTCCTGGTGGAGCTGCCTTTCAGCTCCCAGCTGGAGAGTGAGTATGAGAAGGTGAAGACAGTCCTAAAGGATGAGTTCCAGAGTGTTAACCAGGATGGGGGAAGCTGCCAGAACGACCAGA CCCTGTGTTTTAAGCCTGGCTCCATCAAGGTGAACAACAACACTAGCACGGAGCTGACCCCGACAG CCATCTGTCGCCGAGTCGCTGCCAAAGGCTATGAGGATTTCTACTTCCCCCTGGACGAGGGGAACAGGCTCCGTTGCGTCACTAAATGCACGTCGGGCGTGGAGGGCGCCATCGACTGTCACCAGCGCCAGGGCCAGTGCATTCTGGAGAAGAGCGGTCCCGCCTGCCG CTGCTTCTCCACGGACACGCACTGGTTCTCGGGCCCGCGCTGTGAGGTGGCCGTCCGCTGGAAGGCTCTGGTCGGCGGCCTGGCTGGGGCCGCGGCGCTGGGGCTGCTGCTGGCGGGGCTGAGCGTCTTCTTCGCGCGCTCGCGGAGGAGCAGCCGAGGCGGAGGCCG GTCCTGGGACGACGACAGGAAATGGTTTGAGGTCTGGGATGAGGACCCCGTGGGGACTTTTTCAAACGTGGGCTTCGAGGACTATTCAGCAG TCAAGGATGAAAACTTCCAGGTGGCCTTGGGGGACATAGACACCAATATGAAG GTGCATATCCAGAGACCTGAGGTGGTCTTGACCTCGCTGTGA
- the LOC130679373 gene encoding mucin-3A-like, which produces MTLGVTTSNIYSTGSTMTTTTTPTPLTSSTPETITTTTQSSVGTDTRTTALTPTPTTPRPSTGPLTTTINLTSTPIVSSMSATTANTIPSSLTAQTTGTTTSAITTTATTLTMTPTLTTSHSTPTPSVQTSIPVTSSGPSSTSTSSPSTTGTERTTSSVMSTQTLHSTTESHLASTPTSIDMTSTTMGPPSSTAATTGGVETAVTPTNTTSTWKTTLAPTLDVSTESVMTEISPTLTTTTSVALTTTHASPVTATPLTSHTHPSSAPAPTTESPSTLTTTTTTLTTLTTSPHTSHASSTPTVPTGTFSTDTTDITTPAHPSTLATSTALTSLSPPNTDTVTTATTSLVTTPTPNTPHMTLGVTTSNIYSTGSTMTTTTTPTPLTSSTPETITTTTQSSVGTDTRTTALTPTPTTPRPSTGPLTTTINLTSTPIVSSMSATTANTIPSSPTAQTTGTTSSAITTTATTLTMTPTLTTSHSTPTPSVQTSIPVTSSGPSSTSTSSPSTTGTERTTSSVMSTQTLHSTTESHLVPIPTTIYTTSTTMGPPSTTAATTGGVETTDHISRSHNYPHFSSDRYPFNITHASIFCPCPNHRITVHTDYYHYHSDHPDYLTPHLSRLIHPYSSHWHLQHGHHCYHILGNNTHANHSTDDTSGHYFQNLLYTEQNHNYHKCNTRYIWYPGNNHQQSLVLCTCDNGGTWMQGRCLCPSGFSGYRCELQEIRCQNEGTWDGLKCHCPSAFYGSRCEFAVEQVDLGSGAFRIPSLQVPSPSSNQQHCISVPFFHSHIFL; this is translated from the exons ATGACACTAGGAGTCACTACTTCCAATATCTACTCCACAGGGAGCACAATGACAACCACCACAACCCCTACACCCCTTACATCCAGTACCCCGGAGACCATCACCACCACAACCCAGTCCTCTGTTGGTACAGACACGCGTACCACAGCACTgacacccacccccaccacacccaGGCCTTCAACAGGTCCACTGACCACTACGATCAATCTCACTTCCACACCCATTGTTTCCAGTATGTCGGCAACCACCGCAAATACCATCCCTTCTTCCCTCACTGCGCAAACTACAGGCACAACAACCAGTGCCATCACCACCACGGCTACGACACTTACAATGACACCCACGCTCACCACTTCCCACAGCACTCCAACTCCCTCTGTCCAGACAAGCATCCCCGTTACCTCTTCAGGCCCCTCTTCCACATCCACAAGCAGTCCCAGCACCACTGGCACAGAGAGGACCACTTCGTCTGTGATGAGCACACAAACCCTGCACTCAACCACTGAATCACACTTGGCATCCACTCCCACCTCTATAGACATGACATCCACCACCATGGGACCACCCTCCTCTACTGCAGCCACCACAGGAGGAGTGGAGACCGCTGTCACACCCACTAACACCACATCCACCTGGAAAACCACACTTGCTCCGACCCTTGATGTGTCTACAGAGTCTGTCATGACAGAGATTTCTCCTACTCTCACGACCACAACATCAGTCGCTCTCACAACTACCCACGCTTCTCCAGTGACCGCTACCCCTTTAACATCACACACGCATCCATCTTCTGCCCCTGCCCCAACCACAGAATCACCGTCCACACTGACTACTACCACTACCACTCTGACCACCCTGACTACCTCACCCCACACCTCTCACGCCTCATCCACCCCTACAGTTCCCACTGGCACCTTCAGCACAGACACCACTGATATCACCACCCCAGCACACCCCTCAACACTTGCCACCTCAACCGCACTCACTTCGCTCAGTCCCCCTAATACAGACACAGTCACCACTGCTACCACATCCTTGGTAACAACACCCACACCGAACACACCACACATGACACTAGGAGTCACTACTTCCAATATCTACTCCACAGGGAGCACAATGACAACCACCACAACCCCTACACCCCTTACATCCAGTACCCCGGAGACCATCACCACCACAACCCAGTCCTCTGTTGGTACAGACACGCGTACCACAGCACTgacacccacccccaccacacccaGGCCTTCAACAGGTCCACTGACCACTACGATCAATCTCACTTCCACACCCATTGTTTCCAGTATGTCGGCAACCACCGCAAATACCATCCCTTCTTCCCCCACTGCGCAAACTACAGGCACAACATCCAGTGCCATCACCACCACGGCTACGACACTTACAATGACACCCACGCTCACCACTTCCCACAGCACTCCAACTCCCTCTGTCCAGACAAGCATCCCCGTTACCTCTTCAGGCCCCTCTTCCACATCCACAAGCAGTCCCAGCACCACTGGCACAGAGAGGACCACTTCGTCTGTGATGAGCACACAAACCCTCCACTCAACCACTGAATCACACCTGGTGCCCATTCCCACCACTATATACACGACATCCACCACCATGGGACCACCCTCCACTACGGCAGCCACCACAGGAGGAGTGGAGACGACC GACCACATCAGTCGCTCTCACAACTACCCACACTTCTCCAGTGACCGCTACCCCTTTAACATCACACACGCATCCATCTTCTGCCCCTGCCCCAACCACAGAATCACCGTCCACACTGACTACTACCACTACCACTCTGACCACCCTGACTACCTCACCCCACACCTCTCACGCCTCATCCACCCCTACAGTTCCCACTGGCACCTTCA ACACGGTCACCACTGCTACCACATCCTTGGTAACAACACCCACGCCAACCACAGCACAGATGACACCAGTGGTCACTACTTCCAAAATCTACTCTACACAGAGCAGAACCACAACTACCACAAATGCAACACTCGCTACATCTGGTACCCTGGGAACAACCACCAACAGAGCCTTGTCCTCT GCACCTGTGACAATGGTGGCACTTGGATGCAGGGCCGCTGCCTCTGCCCCTCGGGGTTCTCTGGGTACCGCTGTGAGCTCCAGGAGATCAGATGCCAGAATGAGGGTACCTGGGATGGCCTCAAGTGTCACTGCCCCAGTGCCTTCTATGGCTCCCGTTGTGAGTTTGCTGTAGAACAGGTGGATTTGG GTTCTGGAGCCTTCCGCATTCCTAGTCTCCAGGTCCCCTCTCCATCTTCAAACCAGCAGCATTGCATCTCTGTGCCTTTCTTCCACAGTCACATCTTCCTCTGA
- the LOC130679374 gene encoding mucin-3A-like, whose translation MQLLWLLSLWILRDFLEATGALSLAMSVPAGLFLSTDAAPTVPGNPTVSRGRAGWPLSISQMNSPTPGSRKNTPQKPLTSPRFEPFSETLLKTTNNSSSSASPISKIVIKVGTSPPTLIMYMSTTECINPTSLIITTTYPTTTCKTPTSWSYTTSMRLSSTTAPTTKKQSSETVHTSHMSTRSAVTTGMPITTLTMTTTRSRVSTGPLTTTINPTSRPTALTTRETIPSSPTIKVTGTTSSAITTVATTPTMTPTLITPHSTTTPSVPTSIPVTSSGPSSTSTSSPSTTGTERTTSSVMSTQTLHSTTESHLAPIPTTIYMTSTTMGPPSTTAATTGGVETTVTSTNTTSTWKTTLAPTLDVSTDSVMTENPPTHRTTSVALTTTHTSPVTTTPLTSHTHPSSAPAPTTESPSTLTTTTTTLTTLTTSPHTSHASSTPTVPTGTFSTDTTDITTPAHPSTLATSTALTSLSPPNTDTVTTATTSLVTTPTPNTPHMTLGVTTSNIYSTGSTMTTTTTPTPLTSSTPETITTTTQSSVGTDTRTTALTPTPTTPRPSTGPLTTTINLTSTPIVSSMSATTANTIPSSPTAQTTGTTSSAITTTATTLTMTPTLTTSHSTPTPSVQTSIPVTSSGPSSTSTSSPSTTGTERTTSSVMSTQTLHSTTESHLASTPTSIDMTSTTMGPPSSTAATTGGVETAVTPTNTTSTWKTTLAPTLDVSTESVMTEISPTLTTTTSVALTTTHASPVTATPLTSHTHPSSAPAPTTESPSTLTTTTTTLTTLTTSPHTSHASSTPTVPTGTFSTDTTDITTPAHPSTLATSTALTSLSPPNTDTVTTATTSLVTTPTPNTPHMTLGVTTSNIYSTGSTMTTTTTPTPLTSSTPETITTTTQSSVGTDTRTTALTPTPTTPRPSTGPLTTTINLTSTPIVSSMSATTTNTIPSSPTAQTTGTTSSVITTTATTLTMTPTLTTSHSTPTPSVQTSIPVTSSGPSSTSTSSPSTTGTERTTSSVMSTQTLHSTTESHLAPIPTTIYTTSTTMGPPSTTAATTGGVETTDHISRSHNYPHFSSDHYPFNITHASIFCPCPNHRITVHTDYYHYHSDHPDYLTPHLSRLIHPYSSHWHLQHRHH comes from the exons ATGCAGCTGCTCTGGCTCCTCAGCCTCTGGATCCTCAGGGACTTCCTAGAGGCCACAG GAGCTTTATCCTTGGCCATGTCCGTCCCTGCTGGGCTTTTCCTCAGTACAGATGCAGcccccacagtgcctggcaacCCCACAGTCTCCAGAGGCAGAGCAGGGTGGCCACTCAGCATCTCCCAAATGAATTCTCCCACTCCAGGTAGCAGGAAAAACACACCTCAGAAGCCCCTCACATCCCCCCGGTTTGAACCCTTTTCTGAAACCCTGCTCAAAACTACAAACAATTCCAGTTCCTCAGCAAGTCCAATATCTAAGATTGTCATAAAGGTTGGAACCAGCCCACCTACACTCATAATGTACATGAGCACCACAGAGTGCATCAATCCAACGAGCTTGATAATCACCACTACTTACCCCACCACCACCTGCAAGACACCAACCTCATGGTCCTACACCACGAGTATGCGCTTGTCTTCTACCACAGCCCCCACCACAAAAAAACAATCCAGTGAGACAGTCCACACAAGCCATATGTCCACTCGATCCGCCGTTACTACGGGCATGCCTATAACAACACTGACAATGACCACGACCCGATCCAGGGTTTCGACAGGTCCACTGACCACCACGATCAATCCCACCTCCAGACCCACTGCTTTGACCACGAGAGAAACCATCCCATCTTCCCCCACCATTAAAGTTACAGGCACAACATCCAGTGCCATCACGACCGTGGCCACGACACCTACCATGACACCCACGCTCATAACTCCTCACAGCACTACAACCCCCTCTGTTCCGACAAGCATCCCCGTTACCTCCTCAGGCCCCTCTTCCACATCCACAAGCAGTCCCAGCACCACTGGCACAGAGAGGACAACTTCGTCTGTGATGAGCACACAAACCCTCCACTCAACCACTGAATCACACCTGGCGCCCATTCCCACCACTATATACATGACATCCACCACCATGGGACCACCCTCCACTACGGCAGCCACCACAGGAGGAGTGGAGACGACCGTCACATCCACTAACACCACATCCACCTGGAAAACCACACTTGCTCCGACCCTTGACGTGTCTACAGATTCGGTCATGACCGAGAATCCTCCTACTCATAGGACCACATCAGTCGCTCTCACAACTACCCACACTTCTCCAGTGACCACTACCCCTTTAACATCACACACGCATCCATCTTCTGCCCCTGCCCCAACCACAGAATCACCGTCCACACTGACTACTACCACTACCACTCTGACCACCCTGACTACCTCACCCCACACCTCTCACGCCTCATCCACCCCTACAGTTCCCACTGGCACCTTCAGCACAGACACCACTGATATCACCACCCCAGCACACCCCTCAACACTTGCCACCTCAACCGCACTCACTTCGCTCAGTCCCCCTAATACAGACACAGTCACCACTGCTACCACATCCTTGGTAACAACACCCACACCGAACACACCACACATGACACTAGGAGTCACTACTTCCAATATCTACTCCACAGGGAGCACAATGACAACCACCACAACCCCTACACCCCTTACATCCAGTACCCCGGAGACCATCACCACCACAACCCAGTCCTCTGTTGGTACAGACACGCGTACCACAGCACTgacacccacccccaccacacccaGGCCTTCAACAGGTCCACTGACCACTACGATCAATCTCACTTCCACACCCATTGTTTCCAGTATGTCGGCAACCACCGCAAATACCATCCCTTCTTCCCCCACTGCGCAAACTACAGGCACAACATCCAGTGCCATCACCACCACGGCTACGACACTTACAATGACACCCACGCTCACCACTTCCCACAGCACTCCAACTCCCTCTGTCCAGACAAGCATCCCCGTTACCTCTTCAGGCCCCTCTTCCACATCCACAAGCAGTCCCAGCACCACTGGCACAGAGAGGACCACTTCGTCTGTGATGAGCACACAAACCCTGCACTCAACCACTGAATCACACTTGGCATCCACTCCCACCTCTATAGACATGACATCCACCACCATGGGACCACCCTCCTCTACTGCAGCCACCACAGGAGGAGTGGAGACCGCTGTCACACCCACTAACACCACATCCACCTGGAAAACCACACTTGCTCCGACCCTTGATGTGTCTACAGAGTCTGTCATGACAGAGATTTCTCCTACTCTCACGACCACAACATCAGTCGCTCTCACAACTACCCACGCTTCTCCAGTGACCGCTACCCCTTTAACATCACACACGCATCCATCTTCTGCCCCTGCCCCAACCACAGAATCACCGTCCACACTGACTACTACCACTACCACTCTGACCACCCTGACTACCTCACCCCACACCTCTCACGCCTCATCCACCCCTACAGTTCCCACTGGCACCTTCAGCACAGACACCACTGATATCACCACCCCAGCACACCCCTCAACACTTGCCACCTCAACCGCACTCACTTCGCTCAGTCCCCCTAATACAGACACAGTCACCACTGCTACCACATCCTTGGTAACAACACCCACACCGAACACACCACACATGACACTAGGAGTCACTACTTCCAATATCTACTCCACAGGGAGCACAATGACAACCACCACAACCCCTACACCCCTTACATCCAGTACCCCGGAGACCATCACCACCACAACCCAGTCCTCTGTTGGTACAGACACGCGTACCACAGCACTgacacccacccccaccacacccaGGCCTTCAACAGGTCCACTGACCACTACGATCAATCTCACTTCCACACCCATTGTTTCCAGTATGTCGGCAACCACCACAAATACCATCCCTTCTTCCCCCACTGCGCAAACTACAGGCACAACATCCAGTGTCATCACCACCACGGCTACGACACTTACAATGACACCCACGCTCACCACTTCCCACAGCACTCCAACTCCCTCTGTCCAGACAAGCATCCCCGTTACCTCTTCAGGCCCCTCTTCCACATCCACAAGCAGTCCCAGCACCACTGGCACAGAGAGGACCACTTCGTCTGTGATGAGCACACAAACCCTCCACTCAACCACTGAATCACACCTGGCGCCCATTCCCACCACTATATACACGACATCCACCACCATGGGACCACCCTCCACTACGGCAGCCACCACAGGAGGAGTGGAGACGACC GACCACATCAGTCGCTCTCACAACTACCCACACTTCTCCAGTGACCACTACCCCTTTAACATCACACACGCATCCATCTTCTGCCCCTGCCCCAACCACAGAATCACCGTCCACACTGACTACTACCACTACCACTCTGACCACCCTGACTACCTCACCCCACACCTCTCACGCCTCATCCACCCCTACAGTTCCCACTGGCACCTTCAGCACAGACACCACTGA
- the ACHE gene encoding acetylcholinesterase isoform X2 codes for MRRGRVEECVLSGQNWGCPGACSTHTNPNPSPQGPGPGQSRRVCAFKPPQGPPLAPPISEGPAPVWWPVRGLQPLVRLPSLLTAPIGPNPVHPAGGRRLLPALSAMRPPSCLLNTPSLASPLFLLLFFLGGGAEAEEDPELLVTVRGGRLRGIRLMAPGGPVSAFLGIPFAEPPVGPRRFLPPEPKRPWLGVLDATAFQSVCYQYVDTLYPGFEGTEMWNPNRELSEDCLYLNVWTPYPRPASPTPVLIWIYGGGFYSGASSLDVYDGRFLAQAEGTVLVSMNYRVGAFGFLALPGSREAPGNMGLLDQRLALHWVQENVAAFGGDPMSVTLFGESAGAASVGMHLLSPPSRGLFHRAMMQSGAPNGPWATVGVGEARRRATLLARLVGCPLGGTGGNDTELVACLRTRPAQDLVDHEWHVLPQESVFRFSFVPVVDGDFLSDTPEALINAGDFHGLQVLVGVVKDEGSYFLVYGAPGFSKDNESLISRAQFLAGVRVGVPQASDLAAEAVVLHYTDWLHPEDPERLREAMSDVVGDHNVVCPVAQLAGRLAAQGARVYAYIFEHRASTLSWPLWMGVPHGYEIEFIFGLPLEPSLNYTVEERSFAQRLMRYWANFARTGDPNDPRDPKAPQWPPYTAGAQQYVSLNLRPLEVRRGLRAQACAFWNRFLPKLLSATAAEAPSTCSGPAHGEAAPRPRPDFPLPLLLLFLILSGLLRL; via the exons ATGAGGCGGGGCAGGGTGGAAGAATGTGTGTTAAGTGGACAGAATTGGGGGTGCCCTGGGGCCTGCAGCACCCACACCAACCCCAACCCATCCCCAcagggccctggccctggccagagCAGGAGAGTCTGCGCCTTCAAGCCACCCCAAGGTCCCCCATTGGCGCCTCCCATCAGTGAGGGCCCCGCCCCTGTCTGGTGGCCTGTGCGTGGACTGCAGCCTCTGGTGCGGCTGCCCTCACTGCTCACTGCTCCCATTGGGCCCAACCCTGTCCACCCAGCTGGGGGAAGAAG ACTCCTTCCTGCCCTGTCAGCCATGAGGCCCCCCTCCTGTCTTCTGAACACACCCTCTCTGGCTTCCccacttttcctcctcctcttcttcctgggaggaggggcagaggctGAGGAAGACCCAGAGCTGCTGGTGACGGTGCGTGGGGGCCGGCTGCGAGGCATCCGCCTAATGGCCCCTGGGGGCCCTGTCTCTGCTTTTCTGGGCATCCCCTTCGCAGAGCCACCTGTGGGCCCCCGCCGCTTTCTGCCACCAGAGCCCAAGCGGCCCTGGCTAGGTGTGCTGGATGCCACAGCTTTCCAAAGTGTCTGCTACCAATACGTGGACACCTTGTACCCTGGGTTTGAGGGCACCGAGATGTGGAACCCCAACCGTGAGCTAAGCGAGGACTGCCTCTACCTCAATGTGTGGACACCATACCCCCGGCCTGCCTCCCCGACCCCTGTGCTCATCTGGATCTATGGGGGTGGCTTCTACAGTGGCGCCTCCTCCCTGGACGTGTATGATGGTCGCTTCCTGGCCCAGGCAGAGGGGACTGTGCTGGTGTCCATGAACTACCGGGTAGGAGCCTTTGGCTTCTTGGCCCTACCGGGGAGCCGAGAAGCCCCAGGCAACATGGGCTTACTGGATCAGAGGCTGGCACTGCACTGGGTACAGGAGAATGTGGCAGCCTTTGGGGGGGACCCAATGTCAGTGACTCTGTTTGGGGAAAGTGCAGGTGCTGCTTCTGTGGGCATGCACCTGCTGTCCCCACCCAGCCGGGGCCTGTTCCACAGGGCTATGATGCAGAGCGGTGCACCCAATGGGCCTTGGGCCACAGTGGGTGTGGGAGAGGCCCGCCGCAGGGCCACGCTGCTAGCCCGCCTTGTAGGCTGTCCCCTGGGTGGCACTGGTGGCAATGACACAGAGCTGGTGGCCTGTCTGCGGACACGGCCGGCTCAGGACCTGGTGGACCACGAATGGCATGTGCTGCCTCAGGAAAGTGTCTTCCGCTTCTCCTTTGTGCCTGTGGTGGATGGAGACTTCCTCAGTGACACACCTGAGGCCCTCATCAATGCTGGAGACTTTCATGGCCTGCAG GTGCTGGTAGGTGTGGTGAAGGATGAGGGCTCCTATTTTCTGGTGTATGGGGCCCCAGGCTTCAGCAAAGACAACGAGTCTCTCATCAGCCGGGCCCAGTTCCTGGCTGGGGTGCGGGTCGGGGTCCCCCAAGCAAGTGACCTGGCTGCCGAGGCTGTGGTCCTGCATTACACAGACTGGCTGCACCCTGAGGACCCAGAGCGCCTGAGGGAGGCCATGAGTGATGTAGTGGGCGACCACAACGTCGTGTGCCCTGTGGCCCAGCTGGCTGGGCGACTGGCTGCCCAAGGTGCTCGGGTCTATGCCTACATCTTTGAACACCGTGCGTCCACGCTCTCCTGGCCCCTCTGGATGGGGGTGCCCCACGGCTATGAAATCGAATTCATCTTTGGGCTTCCCCTGGAACCCTCACTAAACTACACTGTGGAGGAGAGAAGCTTTGCCCAGCGCCTGATGAGATACTGGGCCAACTTCGCCCGCACAGG gGACCCCAATGACCCCCGGGACCCCAAAGCCCCCCAGTGGCCACCGTACACAGCGGGAGCGCAGCAGTACGTGAGCCTGAATCTGCGGCCGCTGGAGGTGAGACGGGGACTGCGCGCTCAAGCCTGTGCCTTTTGGAACCGCTTCCTACCCAAATTGCTCAGCGCGACCG CCGCGGAGGCTCCCAGCACCTGCTCAGGCCCCGCCCACGGGGAGGCTGCCCCGAGGCCCAGGCCCGacttccccctgcccctcctcctcctcttcctcatcctTTCCGGGCTCCTGCGTCTGTGA
- the ACHE gene encoding acetylcholinesterase isoform X1, with amino-acid sequence MRPPSCLLNTPSLASPLFLLLFFLGGGAEAEEDPELLVTVRGGRLRGIRLMAPGGPVSAFLGIPFAEPPVGPRRFLPPEPKRPWLGVLDATAFQSVCYQYVDTLYPGFEGTEMWNPNRELSEDCLYLNVWTPYPRPASPTPVLIWIYGGGFYSGASSLDVYDGRFLAQAEGTVLVSMNYRVGAFGFLALPGSREAPGNMGLLDQRLALHWVQENVAAFGGDPMSVTLFGESAGAASVGMHLLSPPSRGLFHRAMMQSGAPNGPWATVGVGEARRRATLLARLVGCPLGGTGGNDTELVACLRTRPAQDLVDHEWHVLPQESVFRFSFVPVVDGDFLSDTPEALINAGDFHGLQVLVGVVKDEGSYFLVYGAPGFSKDNESLISRAQFLAGVRVGVPQASDLAAEAVVLHYTDWLHPEDPERLREAMSDVVGDHNVVCPVAQLAGRLAAQGARVYAYIFEHRASTLSWPLWMGVPHGYEIEFIFGLPLEPSLNYTVEERSFAQRLMRYWANFARTGDPNDPRDPKAPQWPPYTAGAQQYVSLNLRPLEVRRGLRAQACAFWNRFLPKLLSATAAEAPSTCSGPAHGEAAPRPRPDFPLPLLLLFLILSGLLRL; translated from the exons ATGAGGCCCCCCTCCTGTCTTCTGAACACACCCTCTCTGGCTTCCccacttttcctcctcctcttcttcctgggaggaggggcagaggctGAGGAAGACCCAGAGCTGCTGGTGACGGTGCGTGGGGGCCGGCTGCGAGGCATCCGCCTAATGGCCCCTGGGGGCCCTGTCTCTGCTTTTCTGGGCATCCCCTTCGCAGAGCCACCTGTGGGCCCCCGCCGCTTTCTGCCACCAGAGCCCAAGCGGCCCTGGCTAGGTGTGCTGGATGCCACAGCTTTCCAAAGTGTCTGCTACCAATACGTGGACACCTTGTACCCTGGGTTTGAGGGCACCGAGATGTGGAACCCCAACCGTGAGCTAAGCGAGGACTGCCTCTACCTCAATGTGTGGACACCATACCCCCGGCCTGCCTCCCCGACCCCTGTGCTCATCTGGATCTATGGGGGTGGCTTCTACAGTGGCGCCTCCTCCCTGGACGTGTATGATGGTCGCTTCCTGGCCCAGGCAGAGGGGACTGTGCTGGTGTCCATGAACTACCGGGTAGGAGCCTTTGGCTTCTTGGCCCTACCGGGGAGCCGAGAAGCCCCAGGCAACATGGGCTTACTGGATCAGAGGCTGGCACTGCACTGGGTACAGGAGAATGTGGCAGCCTTTGGGGGGGACCCAATGTCAGTGACTCTGTTTGGGGAAAGTGCAGGTGCTGCTTCTGTGGGCATGCACCTGCTGTCCCCACCCAGCCGGGGCCTGTTCCACAGGGCTATGATGCAGAGCGGTGCACCCAATGGGCCTTGGGCCACAGTGGGTGTGGGAGAGGCCCGCCGCAGGGCCACGCTGCTAGCCCGCCTTGTAGGCTGTCCCCTGGGTGGCACTGGTGGCAATGACACAGAGCTGGTGGCCTGTCTGCGGACACGGCCGGCTCAGGACCTGGTGGACCACGAATGGCATGTGCTGCCTCAGGAAAGTGTCTTCCGCTTCTCCTTTGTGCCTGTGGTGGATGGAGACTTCCTCAGTGACACACCTGAGGCCCTCATCAATGCTGGAGACTTTCATGGCCTGCAG GTGCTGGTAGGTGTGGTGAAGGATGAGGGCTCCTATTTTCTGGTGTATGGGGCCCCAGGCTTCAGCAAAGACAACGAGTCTCTCATCAGCCGGGCCCAGTTCCTGGCTGGGGTGCGGGTCGGGGTCCCCCAAGCAAGTGACCTGGCTGCCGAGGCTGTGGTCCTGCATTACACAGACTGGCTGCACCCTGAGGACCCAGAGCGCCTGAGGGAGGCCATGAGTGATGTAGTGGGCGACCACAACGTCGTGTGCCCTGTGGCCCAGCTGGCTGGGCGACTGGCTGCCCAAGGTGCTCGGGTCTATGCCTACATCTTTGAACACCGTGCGTCCACGCTCTCCTGGCCCCTCTGGATGGGGGTGCCCCACGGCTATGAAATCGAATTCATCTTTGGGCTTCCCCTGGAACCCTCACTAAACTACACTGTGGAGGAGAGAAGCTTTGCCCAGCGCCTGATGAGATACTGGGCCAACTTCGCCCGCACAGG gGACCCCAATGACCCCCGGGACCCCAAAGCCCCCCAGTGGCCACCGTACACAGCGGGAGCGCAGCAGTACGTGAGCCTGAATCTGCGGCCGCTGGAGGTGAGACGGGGACTGCGCGCTCAAGCCTGTGCCTTTTGGAACCGCTTCCTACCCAAATTGCTCAGCGCGACCG CCGCGGAGGCTCCCAGCACCTGCTCAGGCCCCGCCCACGGGGAGGCTGCCCCGAGGCCCAGGCCCGacttccccctgcccctcctcctcctcttcctcatcctTTCCGGGCTCCTGCGTCTGTGA